A single genomic interval of Pochonia chlamydosporia 170 chromosome 7, whole genome shotgun sequence harbors:
- a CDS encoding GYF domain-containing protein (similar to Trichophyton rubrum CBS 118892 XP_003236526.1): MTSNLPSSFASAAAGQNANRDARGARGDGRGPAGGDWSRRDGRSANGTLTLRRSSTTPIGQASQSTPSADHAVQQPLPVDTAPVLPSNFKTSSAQYTRDDLLAMFQPGTAVDDASRLFISGWDPTHVNGGNVRGWGKTNDNHVPQEPGACWDQNGDTAPMGLRDLSIEEKEAFSTEINSPLKPPTQNKEGHQGNVNGRKASVSQGSGNAFGVISPSSATRPGTRRRETIESNPFSGALASPTAAGRYSREDSSPWTQRRSNDLRESEPDDGDAEVTARETSSKLPFGNLIRSNTAGSAGMTSMWPSSNPATPGGGGFGNFAMPSSAVGDKRVGGAAPGGSGSRLAHLIPKDSTDSSATKPGDSQNPPTQQSWRSRPRTDTDPFGDDELSGSAVLGGAQDTGSAGHTHASRVGVLGTPVKGSTSDFGMSGLNLGAPSGHEGQASPSETNPYRSPPGERHEHDETEAGSGEQPLGPGHHEAPANFGSISRGFGAPNFEGSDRSQTSSVGAKGYPLGNLSGWPAPAGPSSGTPDRDRPNFGNAFGSALFSPVGDLQSPGLSNLGNVFGAPGAGIGAGSIGRGSKLGSLFPAAMQAQMQGHDQEHGMSDTIQGHPLGAIGRGNLQGPARDTGSPMRPNRGVFEELFPSSDTGRSQTGFSASDNAQQVGAGAPQSFTPVTGGLPFGGGQATTDPAGSQVRQMVMPDRMRWVYLDPQGHMQGPFTGLEMNDWYKANFFTPDLRVKKIEDSDFEPLGQLIRRIGNSREPFLVPQIGIPHGPAPQGGPFNPTTGGAGGVIPPLSGVFPSFGRTLTAEEQNNLERRKQEEQYMMAQQREFLMRQQSMPKFPMPGPGLQHHSSAHSLQSQPSFGSMTSPIGGPPQQPIGAAAPQHGSFPDTQTGGQTASRGGAGNGDPFRADELVGLSAAERDILATMRDEATEEQQQAADLGFRAGLPDTEHLPEDQEGFRGRLKEFEELRAQHDADQLADMISAKEAESVVDALQDSSSTQRPARGGKGKKKMSEDGTLSLTQQVQKAQAAAAAGMQPIETDMPMPFPPPSSTTPLPAPTAQRARSNLPEQYSRSQSGTPDASQPPPLAPWAKDPGQEGAKGPSLKEIQEAEARKAAKAEEAAAALRKAAMEQEAAVMREKEKQAAVAAAAGLPASSTWGHGSPVSASSPWTKPGTTKGPSSGPTTSSSASSKKTLAEIQREEEVRKQKAKDVAVQSGAPANISKSYANLAGKPTLMPSTATPPAASPSAAGWATVGAGGKVKAPTGPAVAQMPRSLSSSNVKAQAVSPAKSISKPTSAVGSSIGKTETANLAMEEFNKWTLRELSRGGLTTDVTAFQSGLNMLPLDASLIAEAVYGSSTTMDGNRFGTEYVRRKKLAEKGVVEKQSPGEAAKSPSAGGGWSEVAKRSGSTQPKDNDAGNIQAAGFKVVPGRKKGKK, encoded by the exons ATGACGTCCAATCTCCCTTCCAGCTTTGCCTCGGCTGCAGCTGGTCAGAATGCGAATCGGGATGCGAGGGGTGCCAGAGGAGATGGGAGGGGACCTGCTGGAGGCGACTG GTCACGTAGAGACGGTCGATCCGCGAATGGCACCCTCACTCTCCGACGATCGTCAACTACCCCCATCGGCCAAGCTTCACAATCAACTCCTTCTGCCGACCACGCTGTTCAGCAACCACTCCCAGTTGACACAGCCCCCGTGCTTCCCTCAAATTTCAAGACTAGCTCCGCGCAATACACCAGGGATGACCTACTGGCCATGTTTCAACCAGGAACAGCCGTTGATGACGCATCCCGGCTTTTCATATCAGGCTGGGACCCTACACACGTTAATGGTGGTAACGTGAGGGGTTGGGGAAAGACCAACGATAACCATGTTCCACAAGAGCCTGGAGCATGCTGGGATCAAAATGGAGATACGGCCCCCATGGGCTTGCGAGACCTTTCCATCGAGGAAAAGGAG GCTTTTTCTACTGAGATAAACTCACCCTTGaaaccaccaacacaaaacaaagaaggACACCAGGGAAATGTCAACGGCCGAAAGGCTTCAGTTTCCCAAGGTTCTGGCAACGCGTTTGGAGTCATCTCACCCTCTTCCGCTACTCGACCGGGCACGCGACGACGAGAAACCATCGAATCGAACCCATTTAGTGGTGCACTCGCCTCCCCCACGGCAGCCGGACGGTATTCCCGAGAGGATTCCTCACCTTGGACGCAACGACGAAGCAACGATTTGCGAGAGTCTGAGCCTGATGACGGTGACGCAGAGGTAACTGCACGAGAAACCTCGAGCAAGCTTCCGTTTGGGAATCTGATTCGCTCGAATACTGCCGGCAGTGCGGGAATGACATCCATGTGGCCTTCGTCGAATCCTGCAACCCCGGGAGGTGGCGGTTTCGGCAACTTTGCAATGCCCTCATCTGCAGTCGGAGACAAAAGAGTTGGTGGCGCTGCGCCTGGCGGAAGTGGTAGTCGTCTGGCTCACTTGATTCCGAAGGATTCTACAGATAGTAGTGCTACTAAGCCCGGCGACTCCCAAAACCCTCCTACGCAGCAGTCCTGGCGCTCTCGCCCTCGGACTGACACTGACCCATTTGGTGACGACGAATTATCTGGAAGCGCTGTGCTTGGTGGAGCGCAAGATACGGGCAGCGCTGGACACACCCATGCCAGCCGCGTCGGTGTTCTGGGCACTCCTGTGAAAGGCTCGACAAGTGACTTTGGAATGTCTGGCCTCAACCTTGGGGCGCCGTCTGGGCATGAAGGACAAGCAAGTCCGTCGGAGACTAACCCGTATCGCAGCCCGCCTGGGGAGCGGCACGAACACGATGAAACAGAGGCAGGCAGTGGTGAGCAGCCTCTTGGACCAGGACATCATGAAGCGCCAGCCAATTTCGGTTCTATATCTCGTGGTTTTGGTGCGCCTAATTTTGAGGGCAGCGACCGGAGTCAGACATCAAGTGTGGGCGCCAAGGGTTATCCACTAGGAAATTTGTCTGGctggccagctccagccgGGCCGTCCTCTGGCACCCCAGACAGAGACCGTCCAAACTTTGGCAATGCCTTTGGTAGCGCTCTCTTCAGTCCGGTCGGGGACCTTCAGTCTCCTGGTCTATCCAACTTGGGCAACGTATTCGGTGCACCCGGTGCTGGCATTGGTGCTGGCAGCATCGGCCGTGGCAGCAAACTGGGTTCTCTCTTCCCAGCGGCGATGCAGGCTCAGATGCAAGGCCATGACCAGGAACACGGTATGAGCGACACAATACAGGGCCATCCGTTAGGAGCAATTGGCCGAGGCAATTTGCAAGGGCCGGCACGCGATACTGGAAGTCCCATGCGACCTAATCGCGGTGTCTTTGAGGAACTGTTCCCGTCAAGTGATACCGGCCGATCCCAAACCGGCTTCAGCGCGTCTGACAATGCTCAACAAGTGGGCGCTGGAGCACCACAGTCGTTCACACCAGTCACCGGAGGTCTTCCCTTCGGCGGTGGCCAGGCCACCACGGATCCTGCTGGAAGCCAGGTAAGGCAAATGGTCATGCCGGACAGGATGCGATGGGTGTATCTTGATCCTCAGGGGCATATGCAAGGGCCTTTCACGGGGTTGGAAATGAACGATTGGTACAAGGCAAATTTCTTCACTCCAGACCTTCGGgtgaagaagattgaagacTCTGACTTCGAGCCCCTGGGACAACTCATACGCCGGATTGGCAACTCGCGAGAACCCTTCCTAGTGCCTCAAATCGGTATTCCACACGGGCCTGCACCCCAAGGCGGACCATTCAATCCTACAACAGGTGGCGCTGGTGGTGTTATTCCACCGCTAAGCGGAGTCTTCCCTAGCTTTGGAAGAACCCTGACTGCAGAGGAGCAGAACAACCTCGAGCGTAGGAAACAGGAGGAGCAGTATATGATGGCTCAGCAACGGGAGTTTTTAATGCGCCAACAGTCGATGCCAAAGTTTCCAATGCCAGGCCCGGGTCTCCAACATCATTCCAGCGCCCACAGTCTGCagagccagccaagcttcGGTAGCATGACGTCGCCTATCGGCGgccctcctcaacaaccCATCGGCGCCGCCGCCCCGCAGCATGGTTCCTTCCCGGATACTCAAACCGGGGGTCAGACTGCCAGCAGAGGTGGTGCGGGAAACGGAGACCCGTTTAGAGCAGACGAATTGGTTGGCCTGTCTGCTGCTGAGCGTGATATCCTTGCCACTATGCGTGACGAAGCAACGGAAGAGCAACAGCAAGCCGCAGACCTGGGTTTTCGGGCAGGTCTTCCGGACACCGAGCATCTCCCAGAGGACCAAGAAGGTTTTCGTGGCAGGTTGAAAGAATTTGAGGAGCTTCGTGCTCAGCATGACGCGGACCAGCTGGCCGACATGATAAGTGCGAAAGAAGCTGAATCTGTGGTCGACGCTCTCCAGGACAGTTCCTCCACCCAGCGTCCTGCCAGAGGAgggaaaggcaaaaagaaaatgtcCGAGGACGGAACCCTGTCTCTCACGCAGCAAGTCCAGAAAgcccaggctgctgctgctgccgggATGCAGCCTATTGAGACCGATATGCCAATGCCCTtccctcctccttcatctACCACTCCTCTACCCGCACCAACCGCTCAAAGGGCACGATCCAACCTACCTGAGCAATATAGCCGATCCCAAAGCGGCACACCCGATGCTTCTCAGCCGCCGCCCTTGGCCCCGTGGGCGAAGGATCCCGGCCAGGAGGGGGCAAAAGGGCCAAGTCTGAAAGAGATTCAAGAGGCGGAGGCtcgcaaggctgccaaggctgaagaGGCTGCGGCCGCACTCCGCAAGGCTGCCATGGAACAGGAGGCTGCCGTGATGCGagaaaaggagaagcaggCTGCTGTCGCCGCTGCTGCCGGACTTCCGGCCTCTAGCACCTGGGGCCATGGCTCACCTGTTTCCGCCTCCAGCCCGTGGACCAAGCCTGGAACGACCAAGGGACCGTCTTCCGGGCCGACAACATCTAGCTCTGCCAGCAGTAAGAAAACATTGGCAGAAATTCAACGTGAGGAGGAAGTTCGCaaacaaaaggcaaaggatGTAGCTGTTCAATCTGGTGCTCCAGCCAATATTTCCAAGAGCTATGCCAATCTCGCAGGCAAACCTACTCTTATGCCCTCCACAGCAACGCCCCCGGCCGCCAGTCCATCTGCAGCTGGCTGGGCAACTGTTGGCGCCGGGGGCAAGGTTAAAGCACCAACCGGGCCAGCTGTTGCACAAATGCCACGATCCTTGAGTTCCAGCAATGTCAAAGCTCAGGCTGTATCCCCTGCCAAAAGCATCAGTAAGCCAACGTCGGCCGTGGGTAGCTCCATCGGTAAAACTGAAACAGCAAACCTGGCGATGGAAGAATTCAACAAGTGGACGTTGCGAGAGCTTTCCCGAGGTGGCCTCACAACTGATG TAACCGCGTTCCAATCCGGTTTAAATATGCTTCCGCTCGACGCTAGCCTCATTGCGGAGGCGGTATATGGATCCTCTACTACAATGGACGGCAACCGCTTTGGCACGGAGTATGTCCGACGTAAAAAGCTAGCTGAGAAAGGCGTCGTTGAGAAACAGTCTCCTGGGGAGGCTGCTAAGTCACCTTCAGCTGGGGGTGGCTGGAGCGAAGTCGCAAAGCGAAGTGGGAGCACCCAGCCAAAGGACAATGATGCTGGAAACATTCAAGCTGCCGGCTTCAAGGTGGTTCCAGGCCgaaagaagggcaagaaataG